The nucleotide sequence ATAGAAAAGGTTAATACCTTACGTCTTCTGCCTGCTAAAAGCAGCCAGTATGGTGTGCCACCAATAGGTGGATGTCTTTCGGTGATCTTCCGCATCCACTCTCTGGTGAAGATGGCGCTACGGCAATGACCAGAATTTTATTCATCCGCCCACGGTGTCGCCCGACCGGCACGAGCCTTGCCGCCTAGCACTTCAATCAGATAATCGACGAAGGACGCGATGCGAGACGACACTGCAGTATTGCGGTAGTAAACGGCTTGGATCGGTTGGCGCACGTCCTGGGTGTGGTCCGCGAGTATCTGGACAAGATGGCCAGATTCACGGTCCTGTGCAGTCATGAAGTCTGACAAGCAAACAATGCCCGCGCCATTGAGCGCCAGCTGCCGGAGCGTTTCTCCGCTTGATGTCCGTACCGATGGCTGGATCTGGTACAGCCCGCCATCTGTATTGAGGATAGGCCATGCATTCAGTGACTCGGGCTGATTGAAGCCAAGCAGCGCGTGCCTGTCGAGGTCCTCTACCGTACGAGGCAGCCCATGGGCCTCAAGGTAGGCGGGGCTCGCCAGCATGCGAACCCGGCTATGGCCGATTGGCCGGCTATGCAACGTTGAGTCCTTCAGATGTCCGATCCGGATTGCGACATCAGTGCGCCTCTCGAGCAGATCGATAATGCCTTCATTGCTGTTCAACTCCAGCTCCACCTGTGGAAACCGTTCAAGATAGCCGCGAACCAGCGGTACGACCACGTGCAGCATGAACGGGGTGGCGGCATCGACCCGCAGGCGGCCCGATGGCATTTCGCGGCGGGCGAGCATCTGCTCTTCCGCGTTTTCGACCGAGTTGATGATCGCCCGCGCATTCTGCAGGAAAGCCCGTCCTTCCTCTGTCAACTCCAATCGACGCGTGGACCGTTGGGGCTGCAGTATCCAGAACCGGACACGCCTGCTGCTGGATATCGTGCAGGAAGTACGCCAGGCGACAGGCAACCGCTTTGCTGTTTCGGTAAAACTCAACTCTGCCGATTTCCAGCGCGGTGGCTTTAGCACCGATGACGCCAAACAGGTGGTGGCCATGCTGAACCCACTGGGCGTGGACCTGATCGAGTTGTCCGGGGGCAGCTATGAAGCACCGGCCATGCACGGCCAGACCCGTGATGGCCGTACCCTGACGCGCGAATCCTACTTCCTGGAGTTCGCTCGCGGTATTGCTGCGGTTGCCGACATGCCCATCATGGTGACTGGTGGCATCCGCCGTTATCCAATCGTCGAGCAGGTATTGCAAAGCGGCATTGCCGTGGCCGGCATGGCTACCGCCTTGGCGATTGATCCGTCCTTGCCTCACACCTGGCGTACCGACACCACAGCCACGGCCCGGCTGCGAGCCATTCCGTGGAAAAACAAAGTGCTAGCCTCTGTTGCCTATATGGCCATGGTGAAGTACCAGATGAGCCGTCTTGCACGGGGCAAACACACCCGGCCTGATGTGGCTCCGGCCATTGCACTGGCACAGCAGCAATGGGATACCACCTTCAAGAACTACCGTTACCGCCGCTGGATGCATACCCAGGCCGTTACTGCATGACCACATCAACAGGTGAAATATGACTACACCGCATGAAGCAAATACTCAGGCGGTATTACCCGATAAGCTCAGCACCTTGTTGAAGTCCTGAACTGGCGGGAAAAGCCCCCCGCCGGAGAGTGTCTTTGCTGTTGCCATGGGGAAATAACCAATTTTCGGCCGAAGCTGTCGTTCAAGCCCATTTTTGCAATGTCTGCTTACATCACAGACCGGATCAATCCCTACGAAGAGCCCAACCGTTCGCGCAGAAACTCAATGAACCGTTGCGTCTTGGCTGGAATGAGCCTGGTCTCGGTGATGGCATAGACCGGAAGCGGTGTGCCATACCAGTCGGGCAAGATGCGACGTAGCTTGCCAGATACAACATCGTCGGTGACGATAGCCTCCGGCATCAGGATAATCCCCATGTCCAGCGTGGCCAGGCGGCGGATCATGCCGACACTGTTGAGAGAGAAGCGTCCGCCCACGCTGACCGTTTGCATTTCACCCTCCCGTCCCAAGGTCCATGAACCCGCGCCGGACTTGAGCATGCTCAGGCACTCATGGTTCGACAAATCGGCGGGACTTTCAGGCTCTCCACTTTGCGCAAGATAAGCCGGTGATGCATATAACTGTGCACGTAGTGATGCCAGTGGGCGTGCGATAAGCTGGGAGTTTTCTGGTTCCCCCATGCGGATGGCTACGTCAAACGGTTCACTGACCAGATCTGAACGCCGGGGGGTCAGGTCGAAATCAAACGTCAGCCCCGGATAACGTCGCGCAAATTCTGCAATCAGTGGTGCCAGGTAGGTGACCGAAAAGTCCACCGGCAGCGATGCCCGTAGTACCCCACTCGGTTGCGCCAGCATCTCACTCAGTTGCTCATGGGCAATCCTGGCCTCTTCTACAATGCGCCGACAGCGTTCGTAGTAAATCTGTCCCGCTTCTGTCAGCTCGACTTTCCGTGTTGTCCGGTGCAGCAGTCTTAAGCCAATCGCTTTTTCCAGTGCACTGATACGCCGGGATAGAGTCGAGTTGGGCACGCCGCTGGCTTCTGCAGCGCCTCGGAATCCCTTGGCCTTTACGACCTCGACAAACAAGGCCATGTCATTGAGAAACTCCATCCTATTGCCTCATTTTTGGATCAATTATTTCCAAAATACCATATTTATCCCGACATGAAATCAGACGATGATGACCTCCATCAGAAACACGGGGTAAGTCAGATGGCGTTGGATAAGAAAGTGGCTTGGCGAGCGAAGCCAGTAGCAGCAAGCACACTGCACGGCAAACAAGTTGCTGTCATCGGAGGAACGGGCGGACTGGGAAGAGCGTTAAGCCGCGAGCTGGCTGCTGCAGGTGCAAGGGTGACTGTTGTTGGCCAAACCTTCCGCGACGGCAACAGCGCCAATATTCACTTCATTCAGGCAGACCTGAGCCTGATGAAGGAAGCACAGCGGGTTGCGGCTTTGCTGCCTGCGGAAGAGCTCGACATGCTGGTTTTCACAACCGGCATTTTTGCCGCACCTCAGCGCCAAGAAACGGCCGAAGGTATCGAGCGAGATCTGGCTGTCAGCTATTTGAATCGCCTGCTGATGCTGCAACAGTTGGCACCCCGTCTTGGCATTCGTCGCAAACAAGCGGCATTGAAGCCGCGTGTTTTCCTCATGGGCTATCCCGGTAGTGGCCAAAAGGGTGTGTATACCGACCTGAATGCAGAGCAGTCCTACAGCGCGATGGCTGCCCACATGAATACCGTGGCCGGTAATGAAATGCTGGTGCTCGATGGTGCCAGACGCTACCCCCATGTGACTTTCTTCGGCCTCAATCCCGGACTGATCAAAACAGGTATTCGAGACAATTTCTTTGGCAAAGGCAGCCTCAAGTCTCGTGTCATGGAGACACTGATTGGGTGGCTAACGCCGACGCCGGAACAATACGCACAGCGGATGCTGCCACTGTTGGTCAGCCCGGATCTGGAACGGTATAGCGGTTCATTCTTCAACCGTAAAGCGCAGGCCATTCTTCCTTCTCCCGGCCTGGATGCACAGCACATCCAGCAGTTCATTGCCGCTTCAGAGCATCTACTAGCGAAAACCGGGGTGTATGAAGCAGAACAATCGCTGCCCCCACTCTCTAGCAACACACATCACTCGATGACAAAGGACTTCCACATGAAACAGATCTTCATCCCGACCAAGCTTGGCCGATACACCCTGAAAAACCGTTTTGCCATGGCTCCGATGACACGTAGTCGTGCGGAATTT is from Aquitalea aquatilis and encodes:
- a CDS encoding LysR substrate-binding domain-containing protein gives rise to the protein MTEEGRAFLQNARAIINSVENAEEQMLARREMPSGRLRVDAATPFMLHVVVPLVRGYLERFPQVELELNSNEGIIDLLERRTDVAIRIGHLKDSTLHSRPIGHSRVRMLASPAYLEAHGLPRTVEDLDRHALLGFNQPESLNAWPILNTDGGLYQIQPSVRTSSGETLRQLALNGAGIVCLSDFMTAQDRESGHLVQILADHTQDVRQPIQAVYYRNTAVSSRIASFVDYLIEVLGGKARAGRATPWADE
- a CDS encoding LysR family transcriptional regulator, which encodes MEFLNDMALFVEVVKAKGFRGAAEASGVPNSTLSRRISALEKAIGLRLLHRTTRKVELTEAGQIYYERCRRIVEEARIAHEQLSEMLAQPSGVLRASLPVDFSVTYLAPLIAEFARRYPGLTFDFDLTPRRSDLVSEPFDVAIRMGEPENSQLIARPLASLRAQLYASPAYLAQSGEPESPADLSNHECLSMLKSGAGSWTLGREGEMQTVSVGGRFSLNSVGMIRRLATLDMGIILMPEAIVTDDVVSGKLRRILPDWYGTPLPVYAITETRLIPAKTQRFIEFLRERLGSS
- a CDS encoding SDR family NAD(P)-dependent oxidoreductase, which encodes MKSDDDDLHQKHGVSQMALDKKVAWRAKPVAASTLHGKQVAVIGGTGGLGRALSRELAAAGARVTVVGQTFRDGNSANIHFIQADLSLMKEAQRVAALLPAEELDMLVFTTGIFAAPQRQETAEGIERDLAVSYLNRLLMLQQLAPRLGIRRKQAALKPRVFLMGYPGSGQKGVYTDLNAEQSYSAMAAHMNTVAGNEMLVLDGARRYPHVTFFGLNPGLIKTGIRDNFFGKGSLKSRVMETLIGWLTPTPEQYAQRMLPLLVSPDLERYSGSFFNRKAQAILPSPGLDAQHIQQFIAASEHLLAKTGVYEAEQSLPPLSSNTHHSMTKDFHMKQIFIPTKLGRYTLKNRFAMAPMTRSRAEFDGTPGKLTAEYYAQRAEVGLIIAEGTQPSDDGQGYLMTPGIYTDAHVAGWKHVSGAVHAKGSRLFIQLMHAGRMSHPDNTPHHRQGVAPSAIAPGAQMFTPTGMQDAPVPRALSTEEVHQTIQDFRIAARRAIEAGADGVEIHGANAYLIHQFLAPSANTRTDEYGGSIENRARFAIEVAAAIAEEIGADRTAIRLSPGMNMWGIEEGENGPALYRYMVAELNKLGLAYLHLMHLDNEDLLQDIRILWKQSLILNRPGKPREQIGDDVAAGLADLESYGQMILANPDFITRLEANAPFNEADRSTYFGGTEKGFTDYPALSTTH